A single Populus alba chromosome 7, ASM523922v2, whole genome shotgun sequence DNA region contains:
- the LOC118043525 gene encoding cation/H(+) antiporter 4 yields the protein MGKYFNNASSKLFPPYEEIIISLSKFGYVLFAFLAGVRTDPTLIGKTGRTALILGSLSSVTAFIILESTGFLFPKGLKTGGAKNAKAMFARIYMACMIQTQFVGVSFILMQLKMINSQLGHIALASSLVNELLRLAFGLMSGFLYTFNVSERAGVQTIIFSLIFLVLILTLMKRLMLVVVRITPEGQPVKEIYATVTVATVFLISTWGDSIGLNYLVGPLILGLVLPARSPLAEILIAKFDTIVSGFLLPLMAMLYASKVDLWQIMKEFESLLIFKISLIGFTMKVAATFFLAKFCKIPTRHAVALALILNAKGINELGTLGSYSTFRDIHSTSGIFLIFLLQALQPLVKMLYHPAEHYLSYKKMSVEHASGDAEFKILTCAYRQEDAVAAIKLLEYSNPTQESPLSVHGLCLEELVSSFTPLLINHQLGQKNSSSKGSRSQPIVDIFRYLKSEHKKSVQVQVFTAISPLKQMHEDICWLSFNKSCSLIVLPFHKKWNSKGKMVSNNNDLRNLNIKVLELAPCSVGILIDRTRTHGLSSIFNTSATYRVATIFVGGPDDREALAYALRMARSPEVHLTVVRFIGHDDHAHQRWQFMIDEDLMRRLRSEMSGGTNINYIEKKVRDGSDTSSTIKSMVGDLDLIMVGRSSHGTDSEALSGLSEWTDLPELGPIGDLLASEDTTCPVSVLVVQQQIRKESPKIAWKFW from the exons ATGGGAAAATACTTTAACAATGCATCAAGCAAATTATTCCCACCCTACGAGGAGATCATTATTTCATTATCAAAGTTTGGATACGTGCTGTTCGCGTTCCTTGCTGGTGTAAGAACGGACCCAACCTTGATTGGGAAAACAGGAAGAACAGCCCTCATTTTGGGGTCTCTGTCGTCCGTCACTGCTTTCATAATCTTAGAGTCTACCGGGTTCCTATTTCCTAAGGGATTGAAGACTGGTGGAGCGAAAAACGCAAAGGCGATGTTTGCAAGAATATATATGGCTTGTATGATCCAGACCCAATTTGTTGGAGTCAGTTTCATTTTAATGCAGCTGAAGATGATAAACTCACAGCTTGGACACATTGCTCTGGCATCGTCTCTGGTCAATGAACTGTTAAGGCTGGCATTTGGATTGATGTCCGGCTTCCTTTATACCTTTAATGTTTCCGAACGGGCTGGAGTtcagaccattattttttcccTTATATTCCTCGTGTTAATTCTAACCCTAATGAAGCGACTCATGCTCGTAGTTGTAAGAATAACACCAGAAGGTCAGCCTGTGAAGGAGATCTATGCAACTGTTACGGTGGCAACGGTATTTTTAATTTCGACATGGGGTGACAGCATAGGGCTAAATTACCTGGTCGGCCCTTTGATACTCGGCTTGGTGCTGCCGGCAAGGTCTCCGTTAGCTGAAATCCTGATAGCAAAGTTCGATACAATTGTTTCCGGGTTTCTTCTACCGCTCATGGCAATGCTTTATGCATCGAAAGTGGATCTGTGGCAAATCATGAAAGAGTTTGAGAGTCttctcatttttaaaatttcgtTGATTGGATTCACAATGAAGGTGGCAGCAACTTTTTTCCTGGCGAAGTTTTGCAAGATACCTACAAGACATGCTGTTGCCCTCGCTTTGATTTTGAACGCCAAAGGGATCAATGAACTAGGAACGTTAGGCAGCTACAGCACTTTTCGG GATATTCACTCAACCAGTGggattttcttgatatttttgctCCAAGCGCTTCAGCCACTAGTCAAAATGCTCTACCATCCTGCAGAGCATTACCTGAGCTACAAGAAAATGAGTGTTGAACATGCTTCAGGAGATGCAGAGTTCAAGATACTGACCTGTGCATATAGACAGGAAGATGCCGTTGCAGCAATCAAGCTACTAGAATATTCAAATCCTACACAAGAAAGTCCTTTGTCCGTTCATGGACTCTGCCTAGAGGAACTTGTTAGCAGCTTTACACCTCTTTTAATAAACCATCAATTAGGCCAGAAGAACTCTTCTTCCAAAGGATCTCGCTCGCAACCCATCGTTGATATCTTCAGGTACTTGAAGTCAGAACACAAGAAGTCAGTTCAAGTGCAAGTATTCACTGCAATATCACCGCTTAAACAGATGCACGAGGACATTTGTTGGCTCTCATTCAACAAGTCCTGTTCCCTGATAGTGCTCCCATTTCATAAGAAATGGAACAGCAAAGGAAAAATGGTTTCAAACAACAATGATTTGAGGAATTTGAACATTAAAGTATTGGAATTGGCCCCTTGTTCTGTAGGAATTCTTATCGATCGCACTAGAACACATGGCTTATCTTCTATTTTTAACACATCAGCGACATATAGAGTGGCAACAATATTTGTTGGAGGCCCGGATGACAGGGAGGCATTGGCGTATGCCTTAAGGATGGCAAGAAGCCCCGAAGTCCATCTAACAGTCGTGCGTTTCATCGGGCACGATGATCACGCCCATCAAAGGTGGCAGTTTATGATAGATGAAGACCTTATGAGAAGGCTGAGATCTGAAATGTCAGGGGGTactaatataaattacattGAGAAGAAGGTGAGAGATGGATCTGATACATCTTCCACAATTAAATCAATGGTTGGAGATCTTGATCTTATAATGGTAGGACGCAGCAGCCATGGAACTGATTCTGAAGCTTTATCGGGCCTATCAGAATGGACTGATTTGCCAGAGCTTGGGCCTATAGGGGACCTGCTAGCTTCGGAAGATACCACATGTCCAGTTTCAGTGTTGGTGGTTCAACaacaaataagaaaagagagTCCTAAGATTGCTTGGAAATTCTGGTAG
- the LOC118043459 gene encoding aspartic proteinase Asp1-like, with translation MGKEKVGFWVVGVLVLVLILGSSAASDDRQQRWRKAMMSGETTGSSMLMNRVPSSIVLPLHGNVYPTGFYNVTLNIGQPSKPYFLDVDTGSDLTWLQCGVPRARCTEAPHPYYIPSNNLVDSKDPICQSLHTSGHQRRENQGQCHYKVEYADGGSSNGVLVRDAFNLNFTSEKRQSPLLAFGCGYHQVSGGTYHPIDGVLGLGRGKPSILSQLSGLGLVRNVIGHCLSGRGGGFLFFGDDLYDSSRVAWTPISPNAKHYSPGVAELTFDGKTTGFKNLDVAFDSGASYTYLNSQAYQGLISLMKRELPAKHLTEALDDQTLPICWKGRKPFKSVRDVKKYFKTFALSFKNDGKSKTQLEFPPEAYLIVSSKGNACLGILNGTEVGLNDLNVIGDISMQDRVVIYDNEKQLIGWTPGNCDRLPKSRSIII, from the exons atgggaaaagaaaaggtgggttTTTGGGTGGTGGGGGTGTTAGTgctagttttgattttaggGTCATCAGCTGCTAGTGATGACAGACAGCAAAGATGGAGAAAGGCTATGATGTCAGGTGAAACAACGGGTTCATCAATGTTGATGAATAGAGTTCCATCATCCATTGTCTTACCACTTCACGGGAATGTTTATCCTACTGG GTTCTATAATGTGACCCTCAACATTGGCCAACCATCAAAACCTTACTTTCTCGATGTAGATACTGGAAGTGATCTTACATGGCTCCAATGTGGTGTTCCCCGTGCCCGATGCACAGAG GCTCCTCATCCATATTACATACCCAGTAACAATCTAGTGGATTCGAAGGACCCCATTTGTCAATCCTTGCACACCAGTGGTCACCAAAGACGTGAAAACCAAGGGCAGTGTCACTATAAGGTTGAGTATGCTGATGGTGGATCATCCAATGGCGTCCTTGTCAGGGATGCCTTTAATCTCAACTTTACAAGTGAAAAGCGCCAGAGTCCTCTTCTGGCCTTTGG GTGTGGATATCACCAGGTTTCAGGTGGGACTTATCATCCCATAGACGGAGTGCTTGGTCTTGGCCGGGGAAAACCTAGCATTTTATCACAGCTTAGTGGTCTGGGTTTAGTGAGAAATGTGATTGGACACTGTTTGAGTGGGCGCGGTGGAGGATTCCTCTTCTTCGGGGATGATCTTTATGATTCATCTCGTGTAGCTTGGACACCAATTTCACCCAATGC GAAACACTATTCACCTGGAGTCGCCGAATTGACTTTTGATGGGAAAACTACTGGGTTCAAAAACCTGGACGTAGCTTTTGACAGCGGGGCCTCTTATACTTACCTTAATTCTCAGGCGTATCAAGGTCTAATTTCTCTg ATGAAGAGAGAATTACCCGCGAAGCATTTGACAGAAGCGCTGGATGATCAGACGCTTCCGATTTGCTGGAAAGGACGGAAACCTTTCAAAAGCGTACGTGATGTCAAGAAATACTTCAAGACCTTTGCATTGAGCTTTAAGAATGACGGAAAATCTAAAACTCAGCTTGAATTCCCACCAGAAGcttatcttatagtatca TCCAAGGGAAACGCTTGCTTGGGAATTCTAAATGGTACAGAAGTAGGTCTGAATGATCTGAATGTCATCGGAG ACATATCAATGCAAGACAGAGTGGTGATTTATGACAATGAGAAGCAACTGATTGGATGGACACCTGGAAATTGCGACAGGCTTCCTAAATCCAGAAGCATTATCATTTGA
- the LOC118043460 gene encoding aspartic proteinase Asp1-like, giving the protein MGKEKVGFWVVGVLVLVLILGSSAASDDRQQRWRKAMMSGETTGSSMLMNRVPSSIVLPLHGNVYPTGFYNVTLNIGQPSKPYFLDVDTGSDLTWLQCDAPCVHCTEAPHPYYIPRNNLVDSKDPICQSLHTSGDQISENPGQCDYEVEYADSGSSYGVLVRDAFNLNFTSEKRQSPLLALGCGYDQVSGGTYHPIDGVLGLGRGKPSIVSQLSGLGLVRNVIGHCLSGRGGGFLFFGDDLYDSSRVAWTPMSPNAKHYSPGFAELTFDGKTTGFKNMIVAFDSGASYTYLNSQAYQGLISQMKREIPAKHLTEALDDKTLPICWKGRKPFKSLRDVKKYFKTFALSFKNDGKSKTQLEFPPEAYLIVSSKGNACLGILNGTEVGLNDLNVIGDISMQDRVVIYDNEKQLIGWAPGNCDRLPKSRSNII; this is encoded by the exons atgggaaaagaaaaggtgggttTTTGGGTGGTGGGGGTGTTAGTgctagttttgattttaggGTCATCAGCTGCTAGTGATGACAGGCAGCAAAGATGGAGAAAGGCTATGATGTCAGGTGAAACAACGGGTTCATCAATGTTGATGAATAGAGTTCCATCATCCATTGTCTTACCACTTCACGGGAATGTCTATCCTACTGG GTTCTATAATGTGACCCTCAACATTGGCCAACCATCAAAACCTTACTTTCTCGATGTAGATACTGGAAGTGATCTTACATGGCTCCAATGTGATGCTCCCTGTGTCCACTGCACAGAG GCTCCTCATCCATATTACATACCCAGGAACAATCTAGTGGATTCGAAGGACCCCATTTGTCAATCCTTGCACACCAGTGGTGACCAAATAAGTGAAAACCCAGGGCAGTGTGACTATGAGGTTGAGTATGCTGATAGTGGATCATCCTATGGCGTCCTTGTCAGGGATGCCTTTAATCTCAACTTTACAAGTGAAAAGCGCCAGAGTCCTCTTCTGGCCCTTGG GTGTGGATATGACCAGGTTTCAGGTGGGACTTATCATCCCATAGACGGAGTGCTTGGTCTTGGCCGGGGAAAACCTAGCATTGTATCACAGCTTAGTGGTCTGGGTTTAGTGAGAAATGTGATTGGACACTGTTTGAGTGGGCGCGGTGGAGGATTCCTCTTCTTCGGGGATGATCTTTATGATTCATCTCGTGTAGCTTGGACACCAATGTCACCCAATGC GAAACACTATTCACCTGGATTCGCCGAATTGACTTTTGATGGGAAAACTACTGGGTTCAAAAACATGATCGTAGCTTTTGACAGCGGGGCCTCTTATACTTACCTTAATTCTCAGGCGTATCAAGGTCTAATTTCTCAG ATGAAGAGAGAAATACCCGCGAAGCATTTGACAGAAGCGCTGGATGATAAGACGCTTCCGATTTGCTGGAAAGGACGGAAACCTTTCAAAAGCTTACGTGATGTCAAGAAATACTTCAAGACCTTTGCATTGAGCTTTAAGAATGACGGAAAATCTAAAACTCAGCTTGAATTCCCACCAGAAGcttatcttatagtatca TCCAAGGGAAACGCTTGCTTGGGAATTCTAAATGGTACAGAAGTAGGTCTGAATGATCTGAATGTCATTGGAG ACATATCAATGCAAGACAGAGTGGTGATTTATGACAATGAGAAGCAACTGATTGGATGGGCACCTGGAAATTGCGACAGGCTTCCTAAATCCAGAAGCAATATCATTTGA
- the LOC118043461 gene encoding NAC domain-containing protein 2, which produces MKGNRSANQLELPAGFRFHPTDDELVNHYLLKKCGGQSISVPIIAEIDLYKYDPWQLPEMALYGEKEWYFFSPRDRKYPNGSRPNRAAGTGYWKATGADKPIGRPKALGIKKALVFYAGKAPKGIKTNWIMHEYRLANVDRTAGKKNNLRLDDWVLCRIYNKKGSVEKHLPAERKSIAKYSEMEEQKPNISEMSGYYNGMAQIAAPTMMMSNSNDFLQMDTSDSIPRLNTDSSSSEHVLSPEVTCEKEVQSQPKWNDELDNAFDFNFNYIDDGFQDYPFASQDQFQLDQLSPLQDMFMYLQKPF; this is translated from the exons ATGAAGGGAAATAGATCAGCAAATCAGTTGGAGTTACCAGCTGGATTTAGATTTCATCCAACAGATGATGAGTTGGTGAATCATTACTTGCTTAAGAAATGTGGAGGCCAATCAATTTCTGTTCCTATTATTGCTGAGATTGATCTTTATAAGTATGATCCTTGGCAGCTTCCag AAATGGCACTATATGGTGAGAAGGAATGGTACTTCTTTTCTCCAAGGGATAGAAAATATCCAAACGGTTCAAGGCCGAACCGGGCGGCTGGAACCGGGTATTGGAAAGCAACCGGAGCAGATAAACCCATTGGCCGGCCCAAAGCACTAGGCATAAAAAAAGCACTTGTATTTTATGCTGGTAAAGCTCCTAAAGGAATCAAAACCAATTGGATCATGCATGAATATCGCCTTGCTAATGTCGATAGGACTGCTGGGAAGAAAAATAACCTAAGG CTTGATGATTGGGTATTATGTAGAATATACAACAAGAAAGGTAGCGTAGAGAAGCATCTTCCTGCTGAAAGAAAATCAATAGCAAAGTATTCAGAGATGGAAGAGCAGAAGCCCAACATCAGTGAAATGTCTGGCTACTATAATGGAATGGCACAAATTGCAGCACCGACAATGATGATGAGTAATAGCAATGACTTCTTACAGATGGACACATCTGATTCAATTCCAAGGTTGAATACAGACTCAAGTAGTTCAGAGCACGTGCTGTCACCTGAGGTCACATGCGAGAAGGAGGTTCAGAGTCAGCCAAAATGGAATGATGAGCTAGATAATGCCTTTGATTTCAACTTCAATTACATTGATGATGGTTTCCAAGATTACCCTTTTGCTTCACAAGATCAGTTCCAATTGGACCAGCTCTCACCTTTGCAGGACATGTTCATGTATTTACAGAAGCCATTTTGA
- the LOC118043462 gene encoding ankyrin repeat-containing protein At5g02620 yields MDPLEPPGGQPSPVPRKKMTKQLTGKRDDTPLHSAARAGNLGAVMEILTGTGEEELKELLEKQNQSGETALYVAAEYGYVDVVREMIKYYDLADAGIKARNGFDAFHVAAKQGDTEILRVLMEAHPESSMTVDLSNTTALHTAATQGHIEIVNFLLDAGSSLSTIDKSNGKTALHSAARNGHVEVVRALLTMEPGIATRIDKKGQTALHMAVKGQNIEVAEELILADPSAVNRIDTKGNTPLHIATRKGRAQCITDVLYFYFWVQIVKLLLRHCRTDVKAVNRTTETALDTAEKTGHPEIAVILQEHGVQSAKTIQPPEINPVRELKQTVSDVKHEVHHQLEHTRQTRKRVKGIAKRLNKMHVEGLNNAINSTTVVAVLIASVAFAAIYTVPGEYVDDPSEIPPGQSLGEANIAPRVPFIIFFIFDSTALFISLAVVVVQTSVVAIESKAKKKMMAVINKLMWIACTLVSVAFLALSFVVVGEREKWLAIGVSIVGASIMATTFGTMCFWVIKHRIEASNMKNIRRSSLGSRSRSFSVSLVSDTEILNSDYKKMYAI; encoded by the exons atGGATCCATTGGAGCCACCAGGCGGGCAGCCTTCTCCAGTGCCTAGGAAAAAGATGACCAAACAGCTAACAGGAAAAAGAGATGATACACCATTACATTCTGCGGCCAGAGCTGGAAATTTAGGCGCTGTAATGGAGATCTTAACTGGTACTGGAGAAGAAGAATTGAAGGAATTGTTAGAGAAGCAAAACCAATCAGGAGAAACTGCCCTTTATGTTGCTGCAGAATACGGTTATGTTGATGTGGTCAGAGAGATGATAAAGTATTATGATCTTGCTGATGCTGGTATCAAAGCAAGAAATGGGTTTGATGCATTCCATGTTGCTGCAAAGCAAGGGGATACAG AGATTCTGAGGGTGCTAATGGAGGCCCATCCGGAATCGTCGATGACTGTTGATTTATCAAACACCACAGCTCTGCACACGGCTGCCACACAAGGTCATATAGAAATTGTGAATTTTTTGTTGGATGCAGGGAGTAGCCTATCAACCATTGATAAAAGCAATGGAAAAACTGCCTTGCATTCTGCAGCTAGAAATGGGCATGTGGAAGTTGTCCGAGCACTTTTGACAATGGAGCCTGGGATAGCAACAAGGATAGATAAGAAGGGACAGACAGCACTTCACATGGCAGTGAAGGGACAAAATATTGAGGTGGCGGAGGAGCTGATTCTCGCAGATCCTTCAGCTGTAAACAGGATTGATACTAAAGGCAACACACCCTTACATATAGCAACCAGGAAAGGACGAGCTCAG TGTATAACTGatgtcttatatttttatttttgggttcaGATTGTTAAGTTGCTTCTTCGGCATTGTAGAACTGATGTAAAGGCTGTTAATAGGACTACTGAAACTGCACTCGATACTGCTGAGAAAACAGGACATCCAGAAATTGCAGTCATTCTGCAGGAGCATGGGGTTCAAAGTGCCAAAACGATTCAGCCACCGGAAATAAATCCGGTGCGAGAGCTGAAACAAACAGTAAGCGACGTGAAACACGAAGTCCACCACCAACTGGAACACACACGTCAAACCAGAAAGCGTGTGAAAGGAATCGCTAAACGTCTCAACAAAATGCACGTTGAAGGTCTTAACAATGCAATCAACTCCACCACCGTTGTTGCCGTTCTCATCGCCTCAGTTGCCTTTGCAGCCATCTACACCGTCCCTGGTGAATATGTTGATGACCCTAGCGAAATCCCCCCTGGACAGTCTTTAGGGGAAGCAAATATTGCTCCAAGAGTTCCGTTCATCATATTCTTCATCTTTGATTCTACTGCCCTCTTCATCTCCCTGGCTGTTGTGGTGGTGCAAACATCAGTTGTAGCCATAGAGAGCAAGgccaaaaaaaagatgatggcaGTCATAAACAAATTGATGTGGATAGCTTGTACCCTTGTTTCGGTCGCATTTCTAGCACTGTCTTTCGTTGTTGTCGGTGAACGTGAGAAATGGTTGGCAATCGGTGTTTCCATTGTAGGAGCATCTATAATGGCGACAACGTTCGGTACAATGTGTTTCTGGGTGATAAAACATCGAATTGAGGCCTCAAACATGAAGAATATTCGAAGATCATCACTCGGGAGCAGGTCACGCTCATTCTCAGTTTCTCTGGTCTCGGACACTGAGATCTTAAACAGTGACTACAAAAAAATGTATGCAATTTAA